tagtataTAGTCTCTAGAGAGAAAGGGGTCGTTTAGAAAATACAAGCACCCAAATATATTTATAGGATCAgatgtttgatgatataaatcaaaataaataaatttctaaaaaaaatcacatgATTTATTTAGATTGAAAGATTTTATACATCAattgaatattaatttaaatggcacgaattacttaattattaattaatcacTATGATTAGTTTGAATGCATTTAAATGTTATGATATTCTCCTTTGAAGGCTTAtagtaatttataaattatattggAGTCCAGATTAAGTTTGGCTAATTATTCATCAAGTACCCtaaaataaatattcatcaagctatttatttatatgtataagaAAAAACCTTCTGCTACATGGAGCAATCTATAATGAATTGAAATTTGTTgcctaaaaacaaaaaaatggagAATTACTTGGTCTTCATCTGTAATTTTCCCATTAAGCCCAACAACAAAACTACTGGTGTTTTCCTGGTTAGAGGGTAGAGATACAGATCCAGGTTGAAAGAACGAAAGAAGATGGGGATCAGATTCATATTGATGGTGAACAAGCAAGGGCAGACTCGTCTCGCCCAATACTACGAGTGGCTTACCCTCGAAGAGCGCCGTGCTCTCGAAGGCGAGATCGTCCGCAAGTGCTTAGCCCGCAACGAACAACAGGTTCTTCATTCATCCCCTCACCCCCTTCATCCTCTCTTTCCTTCATTCCATAAATTGCAGCTCCACGATGTATAGGAAAGATATCGCTTTTAATCTGATaactttttaattgatttatcTCATTAAATTCTCCGTAATTTactttctgttttctttttcctcCCGTCATTCATATCTTCTAAGTTGAAACAGAAGAAATATTATCTGCTCGCCATTTGAATTTCGTAATCTACGATTCCATAAATTCAAGTCCAGAATGCTAGCTGCTTGAGAATTACGCCCTATTCCAATTCGCTTTCAGTCATCATTTTGTTTTCTGAAAcgaatttaaaacattaaaagaaCTCCGCGCTTTTCATATACctaatttctttatttgtttttggtTAAATTGTGACAGTGTTCATTTGTTGAGCACCGGAACTACAAAATTGTATATAGGCGATACGCTTCGCTGTTTTTCTTAGTTGGAGTTGACAACGACGAAGTAAGTTCCATTCTACCTTTATAATTCTTAATGCTAATTTTTCTAGAACGCAATTGTTTTGTTGAGGGGAGGTCTCGCACCCTCAAAGAGTAGAGGTGTTGTGCCTAGGGTGTATATGCACAGTTATATCCCTGGATTTGTTTCCCACCTCCGAGGATAGTCCGTTGGGTTCACAAAGTTTACGGAGTGCCTCACCTGTCACCACCAAAGAAATGTGAGCATTTGACCTTGCTGTGGTTCGAACCGTGGCTTTATATTACATTAGTGGGCAAGAACACTATAACACTTGGCTTATAATTACACTACCCCACTTGGATTTTGTGGATTATAGTTCATGCACGATGTTTGAGTATGCATAAAACGTAGATGTTTGAACAATGAAGAATTTTGGTAACATAGTTTCTAACACCAGCAGTTACTTAAACTCAAGCTTAGATTTCCAGTCTGCATATTGTTCCCAACTTGTATTTATTATCTACAGTCTCCCTTGTCTTTGATGTGGTAGAATGAGCTTGCAATTCTGGAATTTATACATCTCTTGGTAGAAGCCATGGACCGCCATTTTGGCAACGTGGTACGCTTCTTCACCATGGATTGATTTTCTAACCTTTTCAAAGTTACTGGATTTATATATTTCTGTCTCTTTTCGCCATGCATAACCTTATTGTTGTTTCTGTCTTGTTTGCATATTTTTTGTTTTGCAGTGTGAGCTCGATATCATGTTCCATTTAGAGAAAGCTCATTTCATGCTGGAGGAAATGGTTATGAATGGTTGCATTGTTGAGACAAGCAAGGCTAACATTCTGACTCCAGTTCAGCTGTTGGAGAAAACATCATGAGGGAGAAGAAAAAGGCTCAGTTTTCAATATCGAGTATGCTTATTTTCTTTGAGAATCCCCGCAAGTTGTTTGTTATTTTATCCCGGCTTCTCTTCTGATTTTgttcacctttttcttttccatttatAGCCTTTTCAAGTTTTGCACGTACTGCTGGTACAATAAGCTAAATAGAACTAGTTTTCAACAGTTCTTTCCATGCAAAGTATACGTAGTGGTTTGTTGTATAGTCCATTTAAATTTAGAGAGTGTAAATGCCTAAATGTAGTCGGGTTTTGTGGTGGTCGAGGAAGTGGATTGGATAAAACAGGGAGTTAAAAATTCCAATTTTAATTCCATTGGGGCATGAAACAAAAGGAGACAATAATCTCTTAAgcttaaataagttaaaaaagatATCATCAAGAAAGACCAATCTCAATCAGTTGAAGAGATCTTAATTAATTATATGCCTAACAGGATGATATATGTTAAGTGTTTTTAATCATCATAATGCGCCTAATCAAACAATCTCCAACTTCTTCCACAGCTAACATTCAATGAAtcaattcaattaataattttgaGGCCCGTCAATCACCATACTCTCAAGACACTTAGATATAAGTGACAGGCCCAAAACATCCATCCAACATACCTCATTACACTTCTACAACTGTTCACCTGCACTTTTCAAGACATGTCTTTTCACACTTCATTCGAGATAGTGttttaattttaccaaaaaaaaaaagttattatatgttgattattattattttggccGGTGAAGattaaaaaacatagaaaaaatcgcattctttttattctttataaaaataaataaacgacAGCATAAGCCACGCGTGCGGTCTGTTACAAATTTAtatgtcaaaaataaaaaataaaatcaaatacagGTAGACTGACACGTTGAGATATTTCATCCGTACAAATAAAAACTGGCCCAGAGAGACTATTGGGGCGGGGGTAATATTCTGGTACGAGGAGGTCGAATTTGCATCTTTTGTCTTGAAGCCACGTGCACATCCGTTTTCAACATGTGACCATGTTAAATTTGCGTAGaaaaatagttttatatatttgGAATTTCGTCAAGTAAATATCAATTTTCCAAATTACACTAGATAATTATGTACCTATTCCTTTTAAGTATCTGATGAAATTAGTTTATACATAGTAAAAAATTAAGCTATCGACATAGTGTGCATGTGGGTACAAATCTTTTCCATTCTATAGATAAATCTTTATATCCCTtgtttctataattaatttatcttGCTTAAATTTAAAGcaactattatattaattttgatgtttataaGAGTTTTTTagtacactttttttttattaaaatttgttttctttctattcttctccttttgaatttaatatataaatatatatttcttattttagttaGTTTTCCTAAGGCAGTGCGCAATCAATGTTTTTCTGGCATGTTCATTCAAGGTCAACATTTTTACTCTCCtctcaatttaatatttcaagGTCAACATTTTTACTCTCTTCTCAATTTAACATTCTTCTTTTCTAttctttcaatttatttcatatttaatttttaattctaacTTCTTTGATTATTTTGTGCTAAATTTAAGGTTTCTATCAAAACTTTTAAAATgggattatttattttatttattttattatttttggttcaaATTTAAAAGTATAGTTTATACTActaatatttttcatcaaaattcgtAATCAATACATCAATTTCAAAagcaaatcaatttttttaaaaaaatactaacgACGTCAACTATTAAAcgaaaacttcaaaaaaaaaattgcaacatgctaactttttattttttaaaatatataaactgaAATCTTAAATTTCATAAGAAAAACAGTGAGTTCTTTGACATTATATTTTTGGGGTGTTTTGATTAACCTAAAAACGACAAAGTATCATGCTTGCCTAGTCAAATTATTTTGTCAATCGTAACCTAATTTGATGATTGGGGTCATATCAAAGGTAGCATAGTTTTGATTCTGTTACCATTTTTTCCCCTTTGACAAATAAATGGAAATATAGAACTAGTAACTAGAAAGTAACATTTGAATTGCCCCATTTGAAGTTAAAGGCTGAAACAAATGATTGTTACAAGCACTACTAAAATTGTTACATCATTCCTTTCTCACCACTCCCCATGCTTCACAGTTCATCAATAAAAAGCATTTCTATTCGAAATTTGTAcaacataatataattttaatgaaaattgtgttctatattttaatttacttggtttaaatttttatttttttaaaatttttaaatttcacttttCTATTAAATGatatatacttttaattcattaaattttgatgtttttaaaatttgatgcaacaaatatattttataaatgtaaCATCATATCAGAATGTTATTTTCACGTATTaatcactaaaaatttaattaataaattaacaaatttaattaacatcaaaaattaaaatttaaaaatttaaaaagtatagatATAAAATGATCTAATAGGAGTATATAAGTTAAATCTATAACTATATACATAGTACAAAGCTAATAATTGGAGTGGACTAAGCAAATTTAACTATTGagtcaaaactaaaattaattaatttaaaaattttgattatatgCTCAAGAATAAAAATTTCCcaacaatcataaaaaaaaagtttatttttggtATATCAAAACAATAAGCTAATAACAAAAACGATGGTCCcataaatggtaaaataataggtgagaatattttaataataataaaaaagagaacatgatttaagggaaaaattgctGAATAAATCCATTACATTTTTAAGGAAAAAGTGCCCAACAACTTGTGATTTACTACTGAAcagtaaaataattataaaattattagttaGTGGAATTTAAAACAGGAAGCCGACAAGATTAATTAAATTATCGAGTTTAGATTTAACagaaaaaattagaaagaaatattaattttacaaataagaataaaataaaagacttaaattaattttaacctgaaattttaaattatttttaatcggTTCAACTCTTTTCATTAATCTCAATAAATGAAATGGACATGAAGAAAATGTCGATAAAAAAATTCTCACCCGTCCACCGCCTTTGCAACACTAGGGGTCTAGCTGGATTAATAATTCCAAAGCCTCGATTACCACACAGCTCTGTCATCTCACAGTTTCCAAGTGCTCTCATGCTAACGCCACGTTGCAGTCAAATAGCCTAACGTGGCAACGTCACAATTTAGTTTTAAATATGCTTCGATAACAAGCCCGTGACTCCAACACTACCGCCACCTGGATAATTTTTACGCAGTTGAAAGCGGgaatattaaaggaaaaaaaaaaagctcaTAGATTTTTAGTCAACCACGGTTAATACAAACCAAACCAGGGTTAAAACCCCCATACTGTATACTACCAGCTTCTGCTAACTATAAGCAACCAAAGCTTGCTGGTGTTTCTTTGTACATATCTCACGAACCCTAGACACCACCCAAAACAGAAAGAAAATGATGCTCGGAGAAACTCATCGTTTTAATCCAACAGTCCACGTTCCACCTTGGCCCAGCTTTGATGATGATCAAACTGCTGAGGTTCACTCTCCTCTCAACTACAATGCACCCTGCAACCACTTCAACAACAACAGTAACCCGTTTTACTTGCAGGAAGCGTTAGGAATGCTACGACGTTACTTGCCATCAAACGAACTGGATATCGAGTCAGACTCTGAGCTTTCGTTCCACCCGGATTCTCCGGTTGATGCTTGCTCTTGTGATCATTTC
The sequence above is drawn from the Gossypium hirsutum isolate 1008001.06 chromosome A05, Gossypium_hirsutum_v2.1, whole genome shotgun sequence genome and encodes:
- the LOC107958730 gene encoding AP-4 complex subunit sigma, whose amino-acid sequence is MGIRFILMVNKQGQTRLAQYYEWLTLEERRALEGEIVRKCLARNEQQCSFVEHRNYKIVYRRYASLFFLVGVDNDENELAILEFIHLLVEAMDRHFGNVCELDIMFHLEKAHFMLEEMVMNGCIVETSKANILTPVQLLEKTS